One segment of Chthoniobacterales bacterium DNA contains the following:
- a CDS encoding HDIG domain-containing protein, with the protein MLDFLKRSQLVKRGLASGKTRRRRTKNELLHILEYAAAMKWFVFGAFVAGLAFLIFGGQQPEPTKNFVIALLFFATALTQLWINQPTTFLRSSRLALVFGVILLQLGATKFLLVLCNSGSFTFLRPETVGLIAPYAFAPLLLSVLLGRNHGLYASVFVSLWSSILFGKIDAPLLVCGLISGFTAVYLTLQVRRRSRLIRAGLGVGIAIWLLSLTFGVIGPIDFLSPNTIDWKMIGIQSAFAIGNGILTATIVGGVLPIFEHLFQVTTDISWLEASDLNHPLLRRMTIEAPGTYHHSLVVANLAEAAAEAIGANATLCRVCSYFHDVGKLVKPEYFTENMNFERNPHDDLAPTMSALIIIAHVKEGVDLALKHKLNRRIIDIIQEHHGTSLVYYFYKRALQQQEDARTGGKIMNLREEDVPEVREETFRYSGPKPQTKESAIISLADMIESASRSLEKPTPQKIEQLVSDLVSQRIADGQLVECDLTLSDLNIIADRFRFTLMTMLHTRIAYPKHDTKITPIRDENMRPDVMAETRKPESAPPISAA; encoded by the coding sequence ATGCTCGATTTTCTGAAACGCAGTCAGCTCGTAAAGCGTGGTCTCGCCTCAGGCAAGACACGCCGGCGCCGGACCAAAAACGAGCTGCTCCACATTCTGGAATATGCCGCCGCGATGAAGTGGTTTGTCTTTGGGGCGTTCGTCGCCGGACTGGCCTTTTTGATTTTCGGCGGGCAACAGCCGGAACCGACCAAAAACTTCGTCATCGCGCTTCTCTTTTTCGCCACGGCCCTGACGCAACTCTGGATCAACCAGCCAACGACATTCCTCCGCAGTTCCCGCCTCGCTCTCGTCTTTGGCGTGATTTTATTGCAGCTCGGCGCGACGAAATTTCTGCTCGTTCTCTGTAACAGCGGGTCGTTCACTTTCTTGCGCCCGGAAACCGTCGGCTTGATCGCGCCCTACGCGTTTGCCCCGCTCCTCCTCAGTGTGCTTCTCGGTCGCAACCACGGGTTGTACGCCTCGGTTTTCGTCAGTCTTTGGAGCAGCATTCTTTTTGGAAAAATCGATGCGCCGTTGCTCGTTTGCGGCCTGATCAGCGGGTTCACCGCGGTTTATCTCACGCTCCAGGTGCGCAGGCGAAGCCGGCTCATTCGCGCCGGACTCGGAGTCGGGATCGCGATCTGGCTTTTATCGCTCACCTTCGGCGTCATTGGCCCGATCGATTTTCTTTCGCCGAACACAATCGACTGGAAGATGATCGGCATCCAGAGCGCCTTCGCCATCGGCAACGGAATTTTGACCGCCACGATCGTCGGGGGAGTGCTCCCGATTTTCGAGCACCTGTTCCAGGTCACGACCGACATCTCCTGGCTGGAAGCATCCGATCTCAATCACCCGTTGTTGCGGCGAATGACGATCGAAGCGCCGGGGACGTATCATCATAGCCTCGTCGTGGCGAACCTCGCCGAAGCCGCCGCGGAGGCGATTGGCGCGAACGCGACCCTCTGCCGGGTCTGCTCCTATTTTCACGACGTCGGGAAATTGGTGAAGCCCGAATACTTCACCGAGAACATGAACTTCGAGCGCAACCCTCACGACGATCTCGCGCCGACGATGAGCGCGCTGATCATCATCGCCCACGTGAAGGAAGGGGTGGACCTCGCGCTCAAGCATAAACTCAATCGGCGCATTATCGACATCATCCAGGAACACCACGGAACGTCGCTGGTCTATTACTTCTACAAGCGCGCACTCCAGCAGCAGGAGGACGCCCGGACCGGCGGCAAGATCATGAACCTGCGGGAAGAGGACGTTCCCGAAGTGCGCGAGGAAACTTTCCGCTACAGCGGTCCGAAGCCGCAGACCAAAGAGAGCGCGATTATCAGCCTCGCCGACATGATTGAAAGCGCCTCGAGAAGCTTGGAGAAACCGACGCCGCAGAAGATCGAGCAGCTCGTCTCCGACCTGGTGAGCCAGCGAATCGCCGACGGCCAACTGGTCGAATGCGATCTGACCCTGTCCGACTTAAACATCATCGCGGATCGCTTTCGTTTCACTTTGATGACGATGCTGCATACCCGTATCGCCTACCCGAAGCACGACACGAAGATTACGCCGATCCGCGATGAAAACATGCGACCGGACGTGATGGCCGAAACTCGAAAGCCCGAGTCGGCGCCGCCAATCTCGGCTGCCTGA
- a CDS encoding L,D-transpeptidase family protein: MKVVFFVLAVLCLLSLGVVAAAHLNLRPLPSNAIADRVLVEKGDRRLTLLKNGEPLKTYTVALGRVPVGPKEEEGDQRTPEGVYLIDFHKRDSDFHLALHVSYPEQRDIDRATASGVSAGCDIMIHGLPNGRGWIGRFHRRSDWTAGCVAVTDFEIEEIWRAVPDGTPVEIRP; encoded by the coding sequence ATGAAAGTGGTGTTCTTTGTTTTGGCTGTGCTTTGCCTGCTGAGCCTGGGAGTCGTAGCGGCCGCTCATCTTAATCTGCGTCCCCTCCCCTCGAATGCTATCGCCGACCGCGTGCTGGTAGAAAAAGGCGACCGGCGGCTCACTTTGTTAAAAAACGGCGAACCCTTGAAAACCTACACGGTGGCCCTGGGCCGCGTGCCGGTTGGACCAAAAGAGGAGGAAGGCGACCAACGCACGCCGGAAGGCGTTTACCTGATCGACTTTCACAAGCGCGACAGCGATTTTCATCTGGCGTTACATGTTTCTTATCCCGAGCAACGGGACATCGACCGAGCCACCGCCAGCGGCGTTTCAGCGGGATGCGACATCATGATCCACGGCCTCCCAAATGGGCGGGGCTGGATCGGACGATTTCATCGGCGGAGCGATTGGACCGCTGGCTGCGTTGCCGTGACAGACTTCGAGATCGAAGAGATCTGGCGCGCTGTGCCTGACGGAACCCCGGTCGAAATCCGGCCGTAG
- a CDS encoding NADH-quinone oxidoreductase subunit C, with protein MTGPELLNSLGQLLGPRLQERIEFRGESTFVILPADLREVAQFCKAELSFDYLIDISSVDNFGDEPRFEIVYELYSMTLGVHLRLKLRVSEDPGEVPTVSDVWPAANWHEREIYDMMGLRFTDHPDLRRILMWEGYPYFPLRKEFPLEGLPSAMPDVAFSESAPLEGGPFVTSPSTATAKDREPRARRPDLP; from the coding sequence ATGACGGGGCCTGAGTTGCTCAATTCGCTCGGCCAGCTCCTGGGCCCGAGACTCCAGGAGAGGATAGAATTTCGAGGCGAATCGACTTTCGTCATTCTTCCCGCCGATCTCCGGGAGGTGGCGCAATTTTGCAAAGCCGAGCTTTCGTTCGATTACCTGATCGATATTTCGAGCGTCGATAATTTCGGCGACGAACCGCGCTTTGAAATTGTCTACGAACTTTATTCGATGACGCTCGGGGTTCATTTACGCCTGAAATTGCGGGTCTCCGAAGACCCGGGCGAGGTCCCAACGGTTTCGGATGTCTGGCCGGCGGCAAACTGGCACGAACGCGAGATTTACGACATGATGGGACTTCGCTTCACAGACCATCCCGATTTGCGCCGAATCCTGATGTGGGAGGGGTACCCTTATTTTCCGCTCCGGAAAGAGTTCCCCCTGGAAGGGCTGCCGAGCGCAATGCCAGATGTCGCCTTCTCTGAAAGCGCCCCGCTGGAGGGTGGACCGTTCGTCACCTCACCGAGCACCGCGACGGCAAAGGACCGCGAGCCGCGGGCCCGGCGGCCTGACCTGCCTTAG
- the nuoB gene encoding NADH-quinone oxidoreductase subunit NuoB, with protein sequence MHEVRPAAYDSKIEGNVIFTRLDAAMNWMRKNSLWPMPMGLACCAIELMATAAARFDISRFGAEVMRFSPRQCDVMIVAGTVTYKMALAVKRIYEQMPEPKWVIAMGACASTGGMYRSYAVLQGIDQLLPVDVYVSGCPPRPEALLEGLMALQRKVSTESSFREQKRELLDKFEGVMA encoded by the coding sequence ATGCACGAAGTGCGGCCCGCCGCCTACGATTCCAAGATCGAGGGCAACGTTATTTTCACTCGTCTGGACGCGGCCATGAACTGGATGCGCAAGAATTCCCTCTGGCCGATGCCGATGGGCCTTGCCTGTTGCGCCATCGAGCTGATGGCGACCGCCGCCGCCCGTTTCGATATCTCCCGTTTCGGCGCGGAAGTAATGCGTTTTTCGCCGCGGCAATGCGACGTGATGATCGTGGCCGGCACGGTGACCTACAAAATGGCCCTGGCCGTGAAGAGAATTTATGAGCAAATGCCGGAACCAAAGTGGGTGATCGCCATGGGCGCGTGTGCTTCGACCGGTGGCATGTATCGCTCCTATGCTGTCCTTCAGGGAATCGATCAGTTGCTCCCGGTGGATGTTTATGTCTCCGGATGCCCGCCCCGCCCGGAAGCGTTACTCGAGGGCTTGATGGCGCTGCAAAGAAAGGTCTCGACTGAAAGTTCGTTCCGGGAACAAAAGCGCGAACTCCTCGATAAGTTCGAAGGCGTGATGGCATGA
- a CDS encoding CHASE3 domain-containing protein has protein sequence MTDSDAPLPKKARRGVFGNSLAWLFSPKHFHFKLLSGTAVGIVVITFLAGLFLFVTLRNHHQETLRAHTLEVMRLSSVIENDIAALETGHRGYLLTGDASYLEPFERRRELIKHQVEDLTQLILDSPRQRKRVMKIQEIVQKWLEMVALPQMTARQTKGNANLAEPTADSADPLGNGLVNQAREILQLLQNEEQIVLNERMREQEWAAQSTQILDFLTKLERSVIEMQKEKRGYLLTGNSTFAEGYRRATADFYTYHGYLSILVANSPEQANSLNEIKKGIERWTETAAGPEMEAKRTGKDLVTAVAKNNGEALMTDIREMLKRFQTNEANVYESRSSTTSRDRIIKTTGLALLCIFAVGLLVVSNSYSFVLVRRQLAKLEGVETRIRSIIENILDGMITVDAQGIICSMNPSAEKMFGCINNEMVGHKFTKLVPKSYGAQPEPVTCAWDDLAKRTGSTTMAVGRTRRHATFPIEISLSEMIVDKQQLFVAMVRDVTERRRFEQEIAADKESLAVTLRSIEDGVITTDVQGKIIMINNAGENLTGWSSKEAIGQPLKSVYNIAIDLAAQARAQKTGSRNEAHSILLSMPENATLRSRKGREHVIEQVASPIRDSKNEVAGVVLVFRDITERQRNEAERRKAETLEQLGLLAGGIAHDFNNLLTAIIGNISLASLLLPPDDEMTTRLNDAKNASMRARDLAQQLLTFARGGAPIKKTASIGKLIQDTVSFSLRGTHSRSEFLFGADLWPAEIDPGQISQVVANLVVNADQAMPNGGTLRVSCDNFSYDSDTTPAIPDLLPGDYIRIAIRDEGVGIPEDCLKRIFDPYFTTKPKGNGLGLATTYSIIKNHNGLICVDSKVHYGSTFTLYLPALRHHEIPVEPPRQLNQVISGTGRILIVDDEEAIRALVEFTLERLGYVVTQAESALEGVDIYRQKLEQGERFDAVILDLTLPGGMGGKEALKKLIEIDPTVNAIVSSGYAMDATMSRYQDYGFRGVIAKPYEAAELGKIVHEVIASSHVNLAPEYPMQAAG, from the coding sequence ATGACTGACTCCGACGCACCGCTCCCAAAAAAGGCACGTCGAGGAGTTTTCGGCAACAGTCTCGCCTGGCTTTTTAGCCCGAAACATTTTCACTTTAAGCTGCTTTCCGGCACTGCGGTCGGCATCGTTGTCATCACGTTCCTCGCCGGACTTTTTCTTTTCGTTACCCTGCGGAATCACCATCAGGAAACGCTTCGCGCGCACACCCTTGAAGTGATGCGACTGAGCAGCGTGATCGAGAATGACATTGCTGCCCTGGAAACGGGTCATCGTGGGTACCTGCTCACGGGAGACGCTTCCTACCTGGAGCCGTTCGAACGTCGACGCGAGCTGATTAAGCACCAGGTCGAAGACCTGACCCAACTGATCCTCGACAGTCCGCGCCAGCGAAAGCGGGTAATGAAGATTCAGGAGATCGTCCAGAAATGGCTGGAGATGGTCGCCCTGCCGCAAATGACGGCGCGGCAGACCAAAGGGAACGCGAACCTCGCCGAGCCCACGGCCGATTCAGCCGATCCGCTTGGAAACGGCCTGGTCAACCAGGCGCGGGAGATTCTGCAACTGCTCCAAAACGAAGAACAAATTGTTCTGAACGAGCGCATGCGTGAGCAGGAATGGGCGGCGCAGTCGACCCAGATCCTTGATTTCCTGACGAAGCTTGAGCGGTCCGTGATTGAAATGCAGAAAGAAAAGAGGGGCTACCTCCTCACCGGTAACAGTACTTTTGCTGAGGGCTACCGCCGAGCGACCGCGGATTTCTACACCTATCATGGGTATCTTTCCATCCTGGTGGCGAATTCGCCTGAGCAGGCGAATTCCCTGAACGAAATCAAGAAAGGCATCGAACGCTGGACCGAGACAGCCGCGGGCCCGGAAATGGAAGCGAAACGGACCGGCAAGGACCTCGTCACGGCGGTAGCGAAAAACAATGGCGAAGCGCTCATGACGGACATTCGCGAGATGCTGAAGCGATTTCAGACGAATGAGGCCAACGTTTATGAGTCGAGGTCGAGCACGACTAGTCGCGATCGCATTATCAAGACGACGGGACTGGCGCTGCTCTGCATCTTCGCGGTAGGCCTGCTGGTCGTGTCGAATAGCTACAGCTTCGTTCTGGTCCGGCGCCAATTGGCGAAACTGGAGGGCGTCGAGACCCGCATTCGCTCGATCATCGAAAACATTCTGGACGGCATGATCACCGTCGATGCTCAGGGCATCATCTGTTCGATGAATCCGTCGGCCGAGAAAATGTTCGGCTGCATCAACAACGAAATGGTGGGCCACAAGTTCACCAAGCTGGTGCCCAAGAGCTACGGCGCCCAACCCGAACCGGTCACCTGTGCCTGGGACGATCTCGCCAAGCGCACCGGCAGCACCACCATGGCCGTCGGGCGCACCCGCCGTCACGCCACCTTCCCAATCGAAATTTCCCTCAGTGAGATGATCGTCGACAAGCAACAGCTTTTTGTTGCGATGGTGCGCGACGTAACGGAGCGGCGGCGCTTCGAGCAGGAAATCGCGGCCGACAAGGAAAGCCTGGCGGTGACTCTGCGTTCGATCGAGGACGGCGTCATCACCACCGACGTCCAGGGCAAGATTATCATGATCAACAACGCCGGTGAAAACCTCACCGGCTGGTCTTCGAAAGAAGCGATCGGGCAACCTCTCAAATCGGTTTACAACATCGCCATCGATCTGGCGGCGCAGGCGCGGGCGCAGAAGACGGGCTCCCGGAACGAAGCGCACTCCATTCTTCTCAGCATGCCGGAAAACGCCACTTTGCGTTCGCGCAAAGGCAGGGAACACGTCATCGAGCAGGTCGCCTCCCCTATTCGCGACAGCAAGAACGAAGTGGCCGGTGTGGTGCTTGTATTTCGCGACATCACCGAACGTCAGCGCAACGAAGCCGAGCGACGCAAAGCCGAGACCCTGGAACAGCTCGGCTTGCTCGCCGGCGGGATTGCGCACGATTTCAATAACCTGCTCACGGCGATCATCGGAAACATCTCGCTTGCGTCGCTCCTGCTGCCGCCAGATGACGAGATGACCACCCGGTTGAATGACGCGAAGAACGCCTCGATGCGAGCCCGCGATCTCGCCCAGCAGCTCCTCACTTTTGCCCGCGGCGGCGCGCCCATCAAGAAGACCGCGTCGATCGGCAAGCTCATTCAGGATACCGTCAGCTTCTCGTTGCGCGGCACGCACAGCCGGAGCGAATTTCTCTTCGGCGCCGACCTCTGGCCGGCCGAAATCGATCCGGGCCAGATCAGCCAGGTCGTGGCGAACCTCGTGGTCAACGCCGACCAGGCCATGCCCAACGGTGGAACGCTGCGCGTAAGCTGCGACAACTTCAGTTACGATTCAGATACCACCCCCGCCATTCCCGATCTGCTGCCGGGAGATTACATCCGCATCGCCATCCGCGACGAAGGGGTTGGCATTCCCGAAGATTGTCTCAAGCGCATCTTCGACCCCTACTTCACGACCAAGCCCAAGGGCAACGGTCTCGGTCTCGCCACCACCTATTCAATCATCAAGAACCACAACGGCCTGATCTGTGTTGATTCGAAGGTCCACTACGGATCCACCTTTACCCTTTATCTCCCCGCTCTCCGCCATCACGAGATACCGGTCGAACCGCCGCGGCAGCTCAACCAGGTCATCTCCGGCACTGGCCGCATTCTGATCGTCGATGACGAAGAAGCGATTCGCGCCCTGGTCGAGTTTACCCTCGAACGCCTCGGATACGTCGTTACCCAGGCCGAAAGCGCCCTCGAAGGCGTCGATATTTATCGCCAGAAACTCGAACAAGGCGAACGTTTCGATGCCGTTATCCTCGACCTCACCCTGCCGGGAGGCATGGGCGGTAAGGAAGCACTCAAGAAACTAATCGAGATCGACCCGACGGTGAACGCGATCGTCTCCAGCGGTTACGCGATGGACGCGACCATGAGCCGTTATCAGGATTACGGGTTCCGCGGCGTGATCGCGAAGCCGTACGAGGCCGCCGAGCTGGGCAAGATTGTGCACGAAGTAATCGCTTCCAGTCACGTCAATCTGGCGCCCGAATATCCGATGCAGGCTGCCGGTTAG
- the truA gene encoding tRNA pseudouridine(38-40) synthase TruA, which yields MPSRLKLIIAYDGAPFAGWQSQASGQGIQDRLEAAFRLICSQPVRVHGAGRTDAGVHALAQCAHVDLPARRYPTERWVSALNGVLPPTIRIMRCRFVPDSFHARFSAKGKTYRYRIWNADVLPPLENGRAWHIRNPLDTEAMAAAAEAFCGKHDFASFAANRGTPETDTVRIIRSARVRRAGSCITVELEGDGFLYKMVRMMVGTLARVGLGEAFPDEIKTRLKAPRRVSGRGRNAAPAAGLFLIRVRY from the coding sequence ATGCCCTCGAGGCTCAAGTTGATTATCGCCTATGACGGCGCGCCTTTCGCGGGATGGCAAAGCCAGGCCTCCGGCCAGGGGATCCAGGACCGTCTCGAAGCAGCTTTCCGGTTGATCTGTTCCCAGCCGGTGCGGGTCCACGGAGCGGGGCGAACCGATGCGGGCGTTCATGCGCTGGCCCAGTGCGCCCATGTCGATCTCCCTGCTCGCCGTTATCCGACCGAGCGCTGGGTTTCCGCCTTGAACGGCGTCCTTCCGCCCACGATTCGAATCATGCGGTGCCGATTCGTTCCCGATTCTTTTCACGCCCGGTTTTCCGCGAAAGGAAAAACATATCGCTATCGCATCTGGAACGCGGACGTCTTGCCGCCGCTGGAAAACGGGCGGGCCTGGCACATCAGAAACCCTCTCGACACCGAAGCAATGGCGGCCGCCGCGGAGGCTTTTTGTGGCAAACACGACTTCGCCTCTTTCGCAGCCAACCGGGGAACGCCGGAGACCGATACTGTTCGCATCATTCGCAGTGCTCGCGTCCGGCGCGCCGGCTCGTGTATCACAGTTGAGCTGGAGGGTGACGGCTTTCTTTACAAGATGGTTCGGATGATGGTCGGCACCCTGGCCCGGGTAGGGTTGGGCGAAGCTTTTCCCGATGAAATCAAGACCCGTTTGAAGGCCCCGCGGCGGGTAAGTGGCCGGGGTCGAAACGCGGCGCCGGCAGCCGGGCTATTTCTTATCCGCGTTCGGTACTAA
- the ruvX gene encoding Holliday junction resolvase RuvX has product MSAFSIRRRILGIDLGDARIGVAVSDELGMLAHPVETIPARGDAAGRIAEIVKEKNAERVVIGLPRHMNGTVGSGAAEALAFADKLRARVSCEVVTWDERMTTLAASRALRESGKTARNSRGVIDQVAAQMILQGYLDGLQAARGLEAQDGPGAAQQD; this is encoded by the coding sequence ATGAGCGCGTTCTCGATTCGGAGACGAATCCTCGGAATCGATCTGGGAGACGCGCGGATCGGCGTCGCTGTTTCCGACGAGCTCGGAATGCTGGCGCACCCGGTGGAGACAATTCCCGCGCGAGGCGATGCGGCCGGGCGAATCGCCGAGATCGTAAAGGAAAAAAACGCGGAACGCGTCGTCATCGGGTTGCCCCGGCACATGAACGGAACGGTGGGCTCGGGCGCGGCCGAAGCCCTGGCGTTCGCCGACAAATTGCGCGCCCGCGTTTCCTGCGAGGTGGTGACCTGGGACGAGCGCATGACCACACTGGCCGCGAGCCGCGCGCTTCGTGAAAGCGGAAAAACCGCGCGCAATTCCCGAGGCGTTATCGACCAGGTAGCGGCGCAAATGATCCTCCAAGGCTACCTCGATGGGTTACAAGCGGCGCGCGGTCTCGAAGCCCAGGACGGGCCGGGCGCGGCGCAGCAAGATTAG
- a CDS encoding sugar phosphate nucleotidyltransferase — MSAAIYALILAGGSGERFWPLSRRARPKQLLRLVTGQTLLEQTVARLEGLVGLEHLLILTNVEQEAAVRELLPKLPKENIVAEPAKRDTAAAVALGAGWVASRDHSATMIVLPADHVIEDTAAFQKTLTVASAAAEETGALVTIGIKPTWACPGYGYIEQGEAVRLRSVGAESDVHRVVRFREKPNPDLAESFLRKGNFRWNAGMFVWSVPSVLSEFNRHTPELASFISQLRAPDNFQKTIRERFGKLPRISFDYAVMEKADRVLMVEAGFDWDDVGSWRAVAKYFKSDAEGNAANCEITSMDSTNNIVFNPDGTRIALLGVHNLIVVRTEDAILICHRHQAEKIKNLLGKIPEELQ; from the coding sequence ATGTCCGCCGCGATCTATGCACTCATCCTAGCCGGAGGAAGCGGCGAACGTTTCTGGCCCTTGAGCCGCCGGGCGCGTCCGAAGCAATTGTTGCGTCTCGTCACGGGCCAGACCCTGCTGGAGCAAACGGTGGCGCGTCTTGAGGGACTGGTGGGTCTGGAGCACCTCCTTATCCTGACAAACGTCGAACAGGAAGCCGCTGTGCGCGAGCTGCTGCCAAAATTGCCGAAGGAGAACATCGTTGCGGAACCGGCCAAGCGCGACACCGCGGCGGCGGTTGCGCTCGGTGCGGGATGGGTTGCCAGCCGGGACCATTCGGCGACCATGATCGTGCTGCCGGCCGACCACGTGATCGAGGACACGGCCGCCTTTCAAAAGACTCTGACTGTGGCCTCTGCGGCAGCGGAAGAAACCGGTGCTCTCGTTACGATTGGGATCAAGCCGACCTGGGCTTGCCCGGGTTATGGCTACATCGAGCAAGGGGAAGCGGTCCGCCTGCGCAGTGTGGGAGCTGAAAGCGACGTGCATCGCGTGGTCCGCTTTCGCGAAAAGCCGAATCCCGATCTGGCCGAATCCTTTCTGCGCAAAGGAAATTTTCGCTGGAACGCCGGCATGTTTGTCTGGTCGGTGCCGTCCGTCCTGAGCGAGTTCAATCGCCACACGCCGGAGCTGGCCAGCTTCATTTCGCAGCTCCGCGCGCCGGATAATTTCCAAAAAACCATCCGCGAGCGCTTTGGGAAACTGCCGCGGATTTCGTTCGATTATGCGGTCATGGAAAAGGCCGACCGCGTTCTGATGGTGGAAGCGGGCTTCGACTGGGACGACGTGGGGAGCTGGCGAGCAGTCGCGAAATACTTCAAAAGCGATGCCGAGGGAAACGCGGCCAATTGCGAAATCACCTCCATGGATTCGACGAACAATATCGTGTTCAACCCCGATGGCACCCGGATCGCGCTCCTCGGCGTCCACAATCTGATCGTGGTTCGAACGGAAGACGCGATCCTGATCTGCCATCGTCACCAGGCGGAAAAGATCAAGAACCTGCTCGGGAAGATCCCGGAGGAGTTGCAATGA
- a CDS encoding acyl-CoA carboxylase subunit beta: MSKTPIPPPEGLRERCAAIAREESVLREGGGKAGQDRQHKLGRLVARERISQLLDKDSTLFEIGLWAAYKMYSQWGNIPAAGAVAGIGNIAGVPCMIVANDATVKAGAFFPATCKKLIRAQRIAFECALPLVYLVDSAGVFLPMQDEIFPDEDDFGRIFRNNSVISAAGLPQFAAIMGNCVAGGAYLPVLCDKILMTEGSGLYLAGPSLVKAAIGQVVDAEELGGARMHAEISGTVDFYEKDDPSCLQRLRSLIGLLPEAQAAAQAPKTPAYSPAKKPEAVYELMSLDGQRPYDTRDLLASVIDAESLDEYKADYGKTLVTAYARIDGRPVGIVASQRLQARTKTEGIQMGGVIYADSADKAARFIMDCNQTGLPIIFFQDVTGFMVGRDAEQSGIIRSGAKLVNAVSNSTVPKITVVVGGSFGAGNYALCGKAYDPRFILAWPNSRYAVMGAAQASDTVFSILARASDRGDKKSTPEELEALRATVKKSYEEQTDIRYGAARGWVDAIIQPHETRHVLARLLSYVSRPMPKARFHTGVVQV, encoded by the coding sequence ATGTCTAAGACACCCATTCCGCCGCCTGAAGGACTCCGGGAACGCTGCGCCGCCATCGCCCGCGAGGAAAGCGTTCTCCGCGAAGGGGGAGGCAAAGCTGGCCAGGACCGCCAGCATAAATTGGGTCGCCTGGTCGCACGCGAGCGCATCAGCCAGTTGCTCGATAAGGATTCGACTCTTTTCGAGATTGGCCTCTGGGCGGCTTACAAAATGTATTCCCAGTGGGGAAATATTCCCGCGGCCGGCGCTGTCGCGGGGATCGGCAACATTGCCGGCGTTCCCTGCATGATCGTCGCAAACGACGCCACGGTGAAAGCCGGCGCGTTCTTTCCCGCCACCTGCAAAAAGTTGATTCGCGCTCAACGCATCGCCTTTGAATGCGCTCTGCCACTGGTTTATCTCGTCGATTCCGCCGGCGTTTTTCTCCCGATGCAGGATGAAATTTTCCCGGACGAAGACGACTTCGGGCGAATTTTCCGCAACAACTCCGTGATTTCCGCGGCCGGTCTTCCGCAATTCGCCGCCATCATGGGGAACTGCGTCGCGGGAGGCGCCTATCTGCCCGTGCTCTGCGACAAGATCCTGATGACGGAAGGAAGCGGCCTGTATCTCGCGGGTCCGTCGCTGGTCAAAGCGGCCATCGGGCAAGTCGTCGATGCCGAGGAACTGGGCGGCGCCAGGATGCACGCCGAAATCAGCGGCACCGTCGATTTTTACGAGAAGGACGACCCGTCGTGCTTGCAGCGCCTGCGTTCGCTGATCGGTCTGCTCCCGGAAGCCCAGGCGGCGGCGCAAGCGCCGAAGACGCCGGCCTATTCGCCGGCAAAAAAACCGGAGGCCGTTTATGAATTGATGAGCCTCGACGGCCAGAGACCTTACGACACGCGCGACCTCCTCGCGTCAGTCATCGACGCCGAATCGCTGGATGAATACAAAGCGGACTACGGGAAGACGCTTGTCACCGCCTACGCGCGGATCGACGGCCGTCCCGTCGGCATCGTGGCCAGCCAGCGACTCCAGGCGCGCACGAAAACGGAAGGAATCCAGATGGGCGGCGTCATCTACGCCGACAGCGCGGACAAGGCGGCGCGATTTATCATGGATTGCAACCAGACGGGCTTGCCCATCATTTTTTTCCAGGATGTCACCGGCTTCATGGTGGGCCGCGATGCCGAACAGAGTGGGATCATCCGGAGCGGCGCGAAGCTGGTGAACGCGGTGAGCAATTCGACTGTTCCGAAGATCACCGTGGTTGTGGGCGGTTCGTTCGGCGCGGGCAACTACGCCCTCTGCGGCAAAGCTTACGATCCGCGTTTCATCCTGGCCTGGCCGAATTCACGTTACGCGGTCATGGGCGCGGCCCAGGCTTCCGATACCGTCTTCAGCATCCTGGCCCGGGCCAGCGATCGCGGAGACAAGAAATCGACGCCGGAAGAACTGGAGGCATTGCGCGCGACCGTTAAGAAATCTTACGAAGAACAGACCGATATTCGTTATGGCGCCGCTCGGGGCTGGGTGGACGCGATTATTCAGCCGCACGAAACCCGGCACGTCCTGGCGCGTCTTCTTTCGTACGTCTCGCGCCCCATGCCGAAGGCGCGCTTCCACACCGGCGTCGTCCAGGTTTAG